The Erpetoichthys calabaricus chromosome 5, fErpCal1.3, whole genome shotgun sequence genome has a segment encoding these proteins:
- the LOC127527802 gene encoding small integral membrane protein 43-like, with protein MNDGVRSGSYFPTHRTSPFASALRIQMPSPRRFIVTSTSLPLNVDWDLNILIYMAIFLLLLLLLVLLLFLVIKQLRNSVAAVALQPSRSVRDPRRLCREQAV; from the coding sequence ATGAATGATGGGGTAAGATCAGGCAGTTACTTTCCGACGCACAGGACTTCTCCATTCGCCAGTGCCTTGAGGATCCAAATGCCGTCCCCACGGAGGTTTATTGTGACGTCCACATCCTTGCCCCTGAATGTGGACTGGGATTTGAACATCCTTATCTATATGGcaatttttttgctccttttgcTCTTGCTGGTGCTTCTGCTGTTCTTGGTGATAAAGCAGCTGAGAAACTCAGTAGCAGCTGTAGCTTTGCAGCCGAGCCGCTCAGTGAGAGACCCCCGGCGCCTGTGCCGAGAGCAAGCAGTCTGA